Proteins co-encoded in one Nitrosopumilus sp. genomic window:
- a CDS encoding AsnC family transcriptional regulator, whose amino-acid sequence MSEDAWSNLDKVDQKIIEILNSNARTPSKEIASELKKSGHDVSDRTIRKRIERLEKSGIIKGYKAVLTDVSGINEYQVVLMKIKPSKSLEAVKDSIKDFITKLDNYLLVANMNGEWNMLVIMQLNSEKSNPAQKIVEKFSDELIDYRINEVDIKDVNILNMSLLLL is encoded by the coding sequence ATGAGTGAAGATGCATGGTCAAATCTAGATAAAGTTGATCAAAAAATTATAGAGATTTTAAACAGTAATGCAAGAACACCGTCAAAAGAAATTGCATCAGAATTAAAAAAGTCGGGTCATGATGTTTCAGATAGAACAATTCGAAAAAGAATAGAGAGACTCGAAAAAAGTGGAATAATTAAGGGATACAAAGCGGTTCTAACAGACGTATCAGGAATTAATGAATATCAAGTAGTTTTAATGAAAATCAAACCTTCAAAATCCCTTGAAGCAGTAAAGGACTCCATCAAAGATTTTATCACAAAATTAGATAATTATCTCCTTGTTGCCAATATGAATGGCGAATGGAATATGTTAGTCATCATGCAATTGAATTCAGAAAAATCAAATCCAGCGCAAAAAATTGTTGAAAAGTTTTCAGACGAATTAATTGATTATAGAATTAATGAAGTAGATATCAAGGACGTAAATATTCTAAATATGTCATTGTTGTTATTGTAG
- a CDS encoding H/ACA ribonucleoprotein complex subunit GAR1 — MQEVGEIMHLAGSGRVIIQLSKELVEGQILCDEKGTRVAKVNEMIGPVSRPYASATPLTNSIKKYIGKSVYATEQSPVNKPKKFRRRK; from the coding sequence TTGCAGGAGGTAGGCGAAATAATGCACCTAGCCGGTAGTGGCAGGGTAATCATTCAACTATCTAAAGAATTAGTTGAAGGACAAATACTCTGTGACGAGAAAGGAACTAGAGTTGCAAAAGTAAACGAAATGATTGGTCCAGTAAGTAGGCCATATGCATCAGCTACGCCATTAACGAATAGTATAAAAAAATACATTGGTAAAAGCGTTTACGCAACAGAGCAATCTCCTGTCAATAAACCAAAAAAATTTAGGAGAAGAAAATAA
- a CDS encoding signal recognition particle subunit SRP19/SEC65 family protein encodes MKDYEHIVIWLDYFNKNLKKSKGRRVGLEKCVFDPSLKELMDATKDAGFEITESNDKVRFPKRPFVRSGYVILPKESSKTKILNKISEKLVSKRSKQTR; translated from the coding sequence ATGAAAGATTACGAACACATCGTAATCTGGTTGGATTATTTCAACAAGAATTTAAAAAAATCAAAAGGCAGACGGGTGGGATTGGAAAAATGTGTTTTTGATCCTTCACTAAAAGAATTGATGGATGCAACAAAAGATGCAGGATTTGAAATTACAGAGTCTAACGACAAAGTGAGATTTCCTAAACGGCCATTTGTCAGATCAGGGTATGTTATTTTACCAAAAGAATCTTCTAAGACAAAAATTTTAAACAAAATTTCAGAAAAACTAGTGTCAAAAAGAAGCAAACAAACAAGATAA
- a CDS encoding response regulator yields the protein MNTKINCEIALTHLKNKQFITAHNLFLDQAESLKKSEYLKSALLFMLAAECKKRQGKESENEIQEAGNLFVKYSKLENSPNMRGALLCASKCFLLQGEFDKAKDAYQKAKVMIPTKIHVTRPIVIIDDSKAISMKLQNYVEKLGYNEIHIFENGKDAIKGCKKLYSENKSPIVLLDMGLPDLEGDVVASKLLKENLHLQIIVITADEKNTSRVNKTISSGVSAFIQKPFTLDELKKSIDITESEYSLLQ from the coding sequence TTGAATACTAAAATAAATTGTGAAATTGCCCTTACTCATCTAAAGAATAAACAGTTCATAACAGCGCATAACCTGTTCCTTGATCAAGCAGAATCCTTAAAAAAATCCGAGTATTTGAAATCCGCTTTATTGTTTATGTTAGCAGCTGAATGCAAAAAAAGGCAGGGGAAAGAATCTGAAAATGAAATCCAAGAAGCTGGAAATTTGTTTGTAAAATATTCAAAATTAGAAAATTCTCCAAATATGCGAGGCGCGTTACTTTGTGCTTCAAAATGTTTTTTGTTACAGGGGGAATTTGACAAAGCAAAGGATGCATATCAAAAAGCAAAAGTTATGATTCCAACAAAAATTCATGTTACGAGACCTATTGTTATCATCGATGATAGTAAAGCAATTTCAATGAAATTACAAAACTATGTTGAAAAATTAGGTTACAATGAAATTCATATTTTTGAAAATGGAAAAGATGCAATCAAAGGATGCAAAAAACTTTATTCTGAAAATAAATCTCCTATAGTTCTTCTTGATATGGGATTGCCTGATCTTGAAGGTGATGTTGTTGCATCAAAATTACTCAAGGAAAATCTACATTTGCAAATTATAGTCATTACTGCAGATGAAAAAAACACATCTAGAGTAAACAAGACAATTAGTTCAGGAGTATCTGCATTTATTCAAAAACCATTCACTCTCGATGAACTCAAAAAATCTATAGATATTACAGAATCAGAATACTCTCTACTACAATAA
- a CDS encoding YkgJ family cysteine cluster protein, producing MEFKCVEECSQCCIEREYYPSKEFGKIGVLILPEEKEKIEKISEINKVDIKILPRIGISEERNSSPTKILAYQLMGVEKNGNTCPFLDTASGNKSPHGGFPCKIYENRPLACRAYPLIESEPITLDQKCKFCKEHGNADKNLNSEMEALVKIKDGMDVDSPIIWRFATKVGEDEDQEILKAGWILEG from the coding sequence GTGGAATTCAAATGTGTTGAAGAATGCTCGCAGTGTTGTATTGAGAGAGAATATTATCCAAGTAAAGAATTTGGAAAAATTGGAGTGTTAATACTTCCCGAGGAAAAAGAAAAGATTGAAAAAATATCAGAAATTAATAAAGTAGATATCAAAATTTTGCCAAGAATTGGAATTTCAGAAGAAAGAAATTCTTCACCTACAAAAATTTTAGCATATCAACTTATGGGAGTTGAAAAAAATGGAAATACTTGCCCATTCCTAGATACTGCAAGTGGAAATAAATCACCGCATGGAGGATTCCCATGCAAAATTTATGAGAATAGACCACTTGCCTGCAGAGCATATCCATTAATTGAATCAGAACCAATCACACTTGATCAAAAATGCAAGTTTTGCAAAGAACATGGAAATGCAGATAAAAATCTAAATTCAGAAATGGAAGCACTTGTAAAAATTAAAGATGGTATGGATGTAGATTCCCCCATCATTTGGAGATTTGCAACAAAAGTTGGGGAAGATGAAGATCAAGAGATATTAAAAGCAGGTTGGATTTTGGAAGGCTAA
- a CDS encoding signal recognition particle receptor subunit alpha, with the protein MLDGLKNSLSDAIKKIVKSSGIDEELIKELSKDVQRALLQSDVNVRLVLEITKHLEERALNETPPPGLSRKDHIIKILYDELSKLLGKESEFDFKAGRQNKIILLGIQGSGKTTVASKLAKFLTRQGYKVGVIGADTYRPGALVQLRTMCEKSNVEVYGEENNKDSPSIVKNGLKHFEGQPLDVVLIDTAGRHKEEQDLLEEMARINKAAEPDLALLVIDGTIGQQCFNQAEAFHKTVPVGGVIITKLDSSAKGGGALAASAATGAQIMYIGTGERIDDLEKFSPTRFVGRLLGMGDIQAVLDLAKRLENEGDDVRMKRISSGKMNMEDFFYQLEEVTKVGSLKGLLDSMPGFSGMVKNDQLDQMEDRVSKWRYIIQSMTKDEKADPDLINSSRIKRIARGSGWPEGEVKELLKNYKNSKSMMKASKGRQMQGTLRKMGLG; encoded by the coding sequence ATGCTTGATGGACTAAAGAATAGTTTAAGCGATGCAATAAAAAAAATTGTAAAATCTTCAGGAATTGATGAAGAACTAATCAAAGAACTCTCAAAAGATGTTCAAAGAGCATTATTACAATCTGATGTAAATGTGCGATTAGTTTTAGAAATTACAAAACATCTAGAAGAGAGGGCACTAAATGAGACTCCTCCCCCTGGTCTTTCTCGAAAGGATCATATTATAAAAATTCTCTACGATGAACTCTCAAAATTACTTGGTAAAGAATCTGAATTTGATTTTAAGGCCGGTAGGCAAAACAAGATAATCCTGCTTGGAATTCAAGGAAGTGGAAAAACTACCGTCGCATCAAAACTAGCAAAATTTTTGACAAGACAAGGGTACAAAGTAGGTGTAATAGGTGCTGATACCTACAGACCAGGTGCGTTGGTTCAACTTAGAACAATGTGTGAGAAATCTAATGTGGAAGTTTATGGTGAAGAAAACAATAAAGATTCTCCAAGTATTGTTAAAAATGGATTAAAACATTTTGAGGGACAACCATTAGATGTTGTTCTGATTGATACTGCTGGTCGTCACAAAGAAGAGCAAGATTTACTTGAAGAGATGGCACGAATAAACAAAGCCGCAGAACCTGATTTGGCATTACTTGTGATTGATGGTACCATAGGGCAACAATGCTTTAACCAGGCAGAAGCATTTCACAAAACTGTTCCAGTAGGTGGCGTAATCATTACAAAATTGGACAGTTCTGCTAAAGGCGGAGGTGCACTTGCTGCATCTGCAGCTACTGGTGCACAAATAATGTACATTGGTACTGGTGAAAGAATAGATGATTTAGAAAAATTCTCTCCAACAAGATTTGTTGGCAGGTTACTTGGAATGGGTGACATTCAAGCTGTTTTGGATTTAGCTAAACGATTAGAAAATGAGGGAGATGATGTTAGGATGAAAAGAATCTCCAGTGGAAAAATGAATATGGAGGATTTCTTTTATCAATTAGAAGAAGTCACAAAAGTCGGTTCACTAAAAGGACTACTTGATAGCATGCCTGGTTTTTCTGGGATGGTAAAAAATGATCAATTAGATCAAATGGAAGATAGGGTATCAAAATGGAGATACATTATTCAAAGTATGACTAAAGACGAAAAAGCAGATCCTGATTTAATTAATTCATCTCGAATCAAAAGAATTGCACGTGGCTCAGGATGGCCAGAAGGTGAAGTTAAAGAACTACTAAAAAATTACAAAAATTCTAAAAGTATGATGAAAGCATCCAAAGGACGCCAAATGCAGGGTACTCTTAGAAAAATGGGATTAGGGTAG
- a CDS encoding 30S ribosomal protein S8e: MRKSVENLATSKITGGRRHPLRIRRKYEIDRYPNEPINAAQISITRRVRGNNRKTALKSVDFVNLATGDAKVKKTKIIKVLDNTTNNDYKRRGIITKGAILETQEGKCKVVSKPGQTGIVNAILLKE; encoded by the coding sequence GTGAGAAAATCCGTAGAGAATTTAGCAACAAGTAAAATTACTGGAGGAAGAAGACATCCATTAAGAATTAGAAGAAAATATGAAATTGACAGATATCCAAATGAACCTATCAATGCAGCTCAAATATCTATTACAAGAAGAGTTCGTGGAAATAATAGAAAAACAGCATTGAAATCAGTTGATTTTGTCAATCTAGCAACAGGGGATGCTAAAGTAAAGAAAACAAAAATTATCAAAGTATTAGATAATACTACAAACAATGATTACAAAAGACGAGGCATCATTACAAAAGGTGCAATACTTGAAACACAAGAAGGAAAATGTAAAGTTGTTTCAAAACCAGGGCAAACAGGAATAGTTAACGCAATTTTACTAAAGGAATAA
- a CDS encoding translation initiation factor eIF-1A, which translates to MGKRQVKNESALKEIRLPEEGEQFGRVMKMLGGENVMVKCADNLIRRGRIRGKLKRRVWIRDNDIVIIAPWDFKDAERGDIVWRFTLPQVEWLKDNNHIPKDF; encoded by the coding sequence ATGGGTAAGCGACAAGTAAAAAACGAAAGTGCATTAAAAGAAATTCGCCTTCCTGAAGAAGGTGAGCAATTTGGCCGTGTGATGAAAATGCTTGGCGGTGAAAACGTCATGGTAAAGTGTGCTGATAATTTGATTCGAAGAGGACGCATTAGAGGAAAATTAAAGAGAAGAGTTTGGATTCGTGACAATGATATTGTGATAATCGCACCTTGGGATTTTAAAGATGCTGAGCGCGGTGACATTGTTTGGAGATTTACCCTGCCACAAGTTGAGTGGTTAAAAGATAATAATCATATCCCAAAAGATTTCTAA
- a CDS encoding cold-shock protein, with product MEQGTVKWFNRTKGFGFIEREGGDDLFVHKSDVDGFINEGDKVEFEVGEGQKGPAAQKVKKTA from the coding sequence ATGGAACAAGGCACCGTAAAGTGGTTTAACCGTACTAAGGGCTTTGGTTTTATCGAAAGAGAAGGTGGAGACGATCTGTTTGTTCACAAATCAGATGTTGACGGATTCATCAACGAAGGCGATAAAGTCGAGTTTGAAGTAGGCGAAGGTCAAAAAGGACCAGCAGCCCAAAAAGTTAAAAAAACAGCATAG
- the sufC gene encoding Fe-S cluster assembly ATPase SufC: protein MAVLEIKDLHVSREGKEILKGVNLKTGPGEVHAIMGPNGSGKSTLAYTLLAHPKYEVTKGDILLDGESILELSADERAKKGLFLGFQYPTEVSGVGFSHFLRTAYNSLSKALEGDDREVFITVREFQKYLKENLEKVGLKEEFLSRYLNEGFSGGEKKRAEVLQMAVLKPKISILDEPDSGLDIDAVQAVAQAISKVSGKDATVIVITHYARILKFLDKLDFVHVFARGQVLKTGDASLADKLEAEGYDWVLEQPA from the coding sequence ATGGCAGTATTAGAAATCAAAGATCTTCATGTTTCACGAGAAGGAAAAGAAATTCTCAAAGGTGTGAATCTAAAGACAGGACCAGGAGAAGTACATGCCATTATGGGGCCAAATGGTTCTGGTAAAAGTACGCTAGCTTACACATTACTTGCACATCCAAAATATGAAGTGACTAAAGGAGACATTTTGTTAGATGGTGAGAGCATTTTAGAATTATCAGCAGATGAAAGAGCAAAGAAAGGATTATTCTTAGGATTCCAGTATCCAACCGAAGTTTCGGGTGTAGGATTTTCTCATTTTCTAAGAACAGCATACAATTCTTTGAGCAAAGCACTCGAAGGTGACGACAGAGAAGTATTCATCACAGTTAGAGAATTTCAAAAATATCTAAAAGAGAACCTAGAAAAAGTTGGATTAAAAGAAGAATTTCTATCAAGATATCTCAATGAAGGATTCTCTGGCGGAGAGAAAAAACGTGCAGAGGTTTTACAAATGGCAGTACTAAAGCCAAAAATTTCAATTTTAGATGAACCAGATTCAGGATTAGATATTGATGCAGTTCAAGCAGTAGCACAAGCAATAAGCAAAGTTTCAGGAAAAGATGCAACAGTAATTGTAATTACTCACTACGCCAGAATATTGAAATTCTTAGATAAACTAGATTTTGTTCATGTTTTTGCCAGAGGTCAAGTTCTAAAAACAGGTGATGCATCCCTTGCAGACAAACTAGAAGCAGAGGGATATGATTGGGTATTAGAACAACCTGCATAA
- a CDS encoding DUF167 domain-containing protein, which produces MIYKVHVTFSKEFLEINENQIKIGIKSKPFKGEANKEIIKKIAKHFGISTSLVQIKSGHKSQEKIIEILQ; this is translated from the coding sequence TTGATTTACAAAGTACATGTTACATTTTCTAAAGAATTTTTAGAAATAAATGAAAATCAAATCAAAATAGGGATAAAATCAAAACCATTCAAGGGTGAAGCAAACAAAGAGATAATCAAAAAAATTGCAAAACATTTTGGCATATCCACAAGTCTAGTTCAAATCAAATCAGGCCACAAATCACAAGAGAAAATTATCGAGATTCTACAATAG
- a CDS encoding diphthine--ammonia ligase, producing the protein MKLASLFSGGKDSTFAIHLAQKQGHTVSCLLSIFTKSDESHLLHHPTLQWTKLQSETMKIPQLTMASDSDDTDNELLLLEKLLQKAIDEYKIEGLVHGGIKSNFQKEKFETLCTKLNLISFTPLWDTEPENYMNDLVDSNFEFIITSVSSDGLDDAWLGKSISKSDVDTLRNLSEKFGFNLNFEGGEAETFVVNCPLFSNPIIIYESKKEWDGYRGRFEIVAAGLNYNA; encoded by the coding sequence ATGAAATTAGCTTCTCTTTTTTCAGGTGGAAAAGACAGTACTTTTGCAATTCATCTTGCTCAAAAACAAGGACATACAGTTTCATGTCTTTTGAGTATTTTTACAAAATCTGACGAAAGTCATTTGTTACATCATCCAACTCTACAATGGACAAAATTACAATCAGAAACCATGAAAATTCCACAATTAACTATGGCATCTGATTCTGATGATACTGATAACGAATTACTTTTGCTAGAAAAACTATTGCAAAAAGCAATAGACGAATACAAAATTGAAGGTTTAGTTCACGGTGGAATTAAAAGTAATTTTCAAAAAGAAAAATTTGAAACTCTTTGCACGAAATTAAATCTGATTTCATTTACTCCTTTATGGGATACAGAACCGGAAAATTATATGAATGATTTAGTTGATTCAAATTTTGAATTCATTATCACTTCTGTATCATCTGATGGATTAGATGACGCATGGCTTGGTAAATCTATTTCAAAATCTGATGTTGATACTTTGAGAAATCTATCTGAGAAATTCGGATTCAACTTGAACTTTGAAGGGGGAGAAGCAGAAACATTTGTTGTTAATTGCCCTCTTTTTTCAAATCCGATCATTATTTATGAATCAAAAAAAGAATGGGATGGTTATAGAGGAAGGTTTGAAATAGTGGCTGCAGGATTGAATTACAATGCTTGA
- a CDS encoding alcohol dehydrogenase, producing MKSARITGPNEPLAVSESDTPKPHGSQVLLKVKSVGVCHSDLHLWEGGYDLGDGQFMKVTDRGVKYPVTPGHEIVGTVEDLGDDVSGISKGDDVLVFPWIGCGECPACKVGNENLCDAPRSMGVFQDGGYSDYALIPNFKYLAKLDGVDPDSATSLACSGLTAYNAVKKANENSPEFLLIIGAGGLGLMAIQIAKAITKAKIICIDNDDKKFDTAKKMGADFVVNTNVSGSLSSGTGSPVDKIISICNGKGADSVIDFVNAPQTVRTALGVIRKRGNIVLVGLFGGSLEVSLVTIPLKSIVIQGAYTGNYTDMVELLDLARKGIINPMISKRYKLDEANTALEDLKARKIVGRAVINP from the coding sequence GTGAAATCAGCTAGAATTACAGGCCCAAACGAGCCTCTTGCAGTATCTGAATCTGATACTCCAAAGCCTCACGGAAGTCAAGTTCTTCTAAAGGTAAAATCTGTAGGTGTATGTCACAGTGATTTGCACTTGTGGGAAGGTGGGTATGATCTAGGTGATGGACAATTTATGAAAGTTACAGATAGAGGTGTAAAATATCCTGTAACTCCTGGGCATGAAATTGTTGGAACTGTTGAAGATCTAGGAGACGATGTGTCTGGGATTTCCAAAGGAGATGACGTTCTAGTTTTTCCATGGATTGGATGTGGGGAATGCCCTGCATGTAAAGTTGGAAATGAAAACCTATGTGATGCTCCACGATCAATGGGTGTTTTTCAAGATGGTGGTTATTCTGATTATGCTTTGATTCCAAATTTTAAATATTTAGCTAAGCTTGATGGCGTTGATCCTGATTCTGCAACTTCACTTGCATGTTCTGGACTTACTGCATACAATGCTGTTAAAAAAGCAAATGAAAATTCCCCTGAATTTCTACTAATTATCGGTGCTGGTGGTCTAGGGTTAATGGCAATACAAATTGCAAAAGCCATAACAAAAGCAAAAATTATCTGCATTGATAATGATGATAAAAAATTTGATACTGCAAAAAAGATGGGAGCTGACTTTGTTGTTAATACTAACGTATCAGGTTCTCTTTCTAGCGGAACCGGAAGTCCAGTTGATAAAATAATTTCAATTTGTAATGGAAAGGGAGCTGACAGTGTTATTGATTTTGTTAATGCTCCACAAACTGTTAGAACCGCATTAGGTGTTATTAGAAAAAGAGGAAATATAGTTTTAGTTGGCTTGTTTGGTGGTTCCCTTGAGGTATCTCTTGTCACAATCCCTCTCAAATCTATTGTTATTCAGGGAGCTTATACTGGAAATTACACTGATATGGTAGAACTGCTTGATCTTGCAAGAAAGGGAATAATCAATCCCATGATTTCAAAAAGATACAAACTTGATGAAGCGAATACTGCTTTAGAGGATCTAAAGGCAAGGAAAATTGTTGGTCGTGCTGTAATTAACCCCTAG
- a CDS encoding SMC-Scp complex subunit ScpB translates to MTKIEDMNEATARIEAALYSSGRPLRVEDIIKASGTESRTKTLELLDTIMKKTKNTFKALEVVILPDGSYVMQLKPEYSSTVKRYASKPVLPNATLKTLSYIAYMQPISSKQLVETRGSGVYSHLKELRQLDYINHQNVGRLKIYSTTEKFQKYFGIQGDVEDLKQRLFSKVRKTASMSHTNPTPQIVQN, encoded by the coding sequence TTGACCAAAATTGAAGATATGAATGAGGCAACTGCAAGAATAGAGGCTGCATTATATTCATCAGGAAGACCACTAAGAGTAGAAGATATAATCAAAGCATCAGGCACGGAATCTAGGACAAAAACACTAGAATTGCTCGATACTATTATGAAAAAAACAAAGAACACATTCAAAGCACTTGAAGTAGTAATTCTTCCAGACGGATCATATGTAATGCAACTAAAACCAGAGTATAGTTCAACGGTTAAAAGATATGCATCAAAACCAGTACTTCCAAATGCAACACTGAAAACATTATCATATATTGCATATATGCAACCAATCTCATCAAAACAACTTGTTGAAACAAGAGGTTCGGGTGTTTATTCACATCTAAAGGAACTACGACAGTTAGATTACATCAACCATCAAAATGTTGGGCGATTAAAAATTTACAGTACAACAGAGAAATTCCAAAAATATTTTGGCATTCAAGGAGATGTAGAAGATCTTAAACAAAGACTGTTTTCCAAAGTTAGAAAAACGGCAAGTATGAGTCATACAAATCCCACACCCCAAATAGTACAAAACTAA
- a CDS encoding chromosome segregation protein ScpA: protein MSEAQTPNSISQEPVNILFSPSSVAKKDVWEIDLIQILNLLIKILEKTGKKDLKVAGMAALSSSLIYRMKVESIFALQKAAMEKKPMYQRTDVDIELIDIPYRHESTYPVSLDDLLGLLQNLIGTIANPQSRRNRQLDIEPIVAPDFQEYFISLESIIGKYEDLVMKKISLTGFGLLQDIISELDQVDSIRCFFAILFLARDQKVDLEQIGDDIKIIIIKEELTN, encoded by the coding sequence GTGAGCGAAGCGCAAACTCCAAACAGCATTTCTCAAGAACCTGTAAACATCTTATTTAGTCCATCATCTGTTGCAAAAAAAGATGTATGGGAAATTGATCTTATTCAAATTTTAAATTTATTAATAAAAATTCTTGAAAAAACAGGCAAAAAGGATCTAAAAGTAGCAGGAATGGCAGCATTATCATCATCGTTGATTTACAGAATGAAAGTTGAAAGTATTTTTGCGTTACAAAAAGCAGCAATGGAGAAAAAACCAATGTACCAAAGAACAGATGTGGATATAGAGTTAATCGATATCCCATATAGACATGAATCGACTTATCCAGTTTCATTAGATGACTTGTTAGGATTACTACAAAATTTGATAGGAACAATTGCAAATCCTCAATCAAGAAGAAACAGACAATTAGATATTGAGCCAATCGTAGCTCCTGATTTTCAAGAATATTTCATTTCACTTGAAAGCATAATAGGAAAATACGAAGACTTGGTTATGAAAAAAATTTCATTGACAGGATTTGGATTACTGCAAGACATCATTTCAGAGTTAGATCAAGTCGATTCAATCAGATGCTTCTTTGCAATATTGTTTCTGGCAAGAGACCAAAAAGTAGATCTTGAGCAAATTGGCGATGATATAAAAATCATCATAATAAAAGAAGAATTAACAAACTAA
- a CDS encoding TFIIB-type zinc ribbon-containing protein, translated as MNILEKQNCPECKSTLVDDMQNGEIICSGCGVVVDDQISDYGPETISSNFEDKMKLARATGQTTYSQHDLGITTEISISAKDFSGKTINREVANQMHNLRKWQQRVRVSSPKERRLANVLTKMGETCDSLNLSKNVLETASMIYRNLDGHVDVKGKSVVSITAATIYMACKQCDVVRSLEEICRGVCPPKDVKSKTKLAARYYRTMVMEMGHLTAPVVTMDKYISKIANMTQTEVRVERLALEIAEKTKDSSIADGKAPNGIAAAYLYVASVLLGQNVLQRDVSSIAGVTEVTIRNRCKEILTCYKLKITLRPSLAKY; from the coding sequence ATGAACATACTAGAAAAACAAAACTGTCCTGAATGTAAATCTACATTAGTAGACGACATGCAGAATGGTGAAATCATCTGTTCTGGTTGCGGCGTAGTAGTCGATGATCAGATATCAGATTATGGTCCAGAAACTATTAGCTCAAATTTCGAAGACAAAATGAAATTAGCAAGAGCTACGGGACAAACAACTTATTCCCAACATGATTTGGGAATAACTACTGAGATTTCAATCAGTGCAAAAGACTTTAGCGGAAAAACAATCAACCGTGAAGTTGCAAATCAAATGCACAATCTCAGAAAGTGGCAACAAAGAGTTAGAGTTTCCTCACCAAAAGAGAGAAGACTTGCAAATGTATTAACAAAAATGGGAGAAACATGCGACAGTCTTAATCTTTCAAAAAATGTGTTGGAAACTGCTTCTATGATATACAGAAACTTGGACGGACATGTTGATGTGAAGGGAAAATCAGTAGTTAGCATAACGGCAGCTACAATTTACATGGCATGCAAACAATGTGATGTAGTAAGATCACTAGAAGAAATTTGTCGCGGAGTTTGTCCACCAAAAGATGTAAAATCTAAAACAAAACTTGCAGCAAGATACTATAGAACCATGGTAATGGAAATGGGGCATTTAACAGCCCCAGTTGTAACCATGGACAAATACATCTCAAAGATAGCAAACATGACACAAACGGAGGTTAGAGTTGAAAGGCTAGCCTTGGAAATTGCAGAAAAAACAAAAGATAGCAGCATTGCAGATGGAAAAGCTCCAAATGGAATTGCGGCAGCATATCTATATGTTGCATCGGTATTACTTGGACAAAATGTTCTACAAAGAGACGTTTCAAGTATTGCAGGAGTAACAGAAGTCACTATCAGAAATAGATGTAAAGAAATTCTAACATGCTACAAACTCAAAATTACTTTAAGACCATCTCTGGCCAAATATTAA
- a CDS encoding translation initiation factor IF-5A — translation MSKPSDLGSLKIGSYILLPHTDQPSGEPCRIVEYDTSKPGKHGAAKARIVGEGIFDGQKRPLVGPVSMQIHVPMINKKVGQIISINGDTVQVMDSETFETIDISLIDDEVKGKLENGQNVEYWVVMDKTKIMRIKS, via the coding sequence ATGAGTAAACCATCCGATCTTGGTTCATTGAAAATAGGATCTTATATTCTATTACCGCATACTGACCAACCAAGTGGTGAACCATGTAGAATTGTTGAATATGATACATCAAAACCAGGAAAACACGGTGCAGCTAAAGCCCGAATTGTAGGTGAAGGAATTTTTGATGGCCAAAAAAGACCTCTTGTAGGTCCAGTCAGCATGCAAATTCATGTTCCCATGATTAACAAAAAAGTTGGACAAATAATTTCAATTAACGGTGACACCGTTCAAGTAATGGATTCTGAAACATTTGAGACCATTGATATTTCGTTAATTGATGATGAAGTCAAAGGCAAATTAGAAAATGGACAAAATGTTGAATATTGGGTTGTTATGGATAAAACTAAAATCATGCGCATCAAATCTTAG